One genomic segment of Anguilla anguilla isolate fAngAng1 chromosome 2, fAngAng1.pri, whole genome shotgun sequence includes these proteins:
- the LOC118220400 gene encoding uncharacterized protein LOC118220400, giving the protein MSTGKPEPRTSAPPKAPPTPPSPRLPLPLSSPVIRKRAIQISSFSDRGLLLHRPTQRQSPTVSKKAFPSPSSSESCLSSLHLASSPDSKCSARTQSKPKVSAGSAQEIETPQPAVYVSSLNRQNAAPKKERPSALLTPKTRKSATLQAGLIAATKNQDSLRLSPALSKKMRSVPIPVFDNGGQGGQTREQLPEAADCKTTSGRDPPLQLTQCGLVNSSKVPIARQRSFSQSLNFSGEPLKGFNPEAEACQTKSRAESPDLNQALPGIKKSGGTPESTPKPLLRKGWNLQEQPSKRHSDRGTKDRDHQLCLIQAGNTKAKQHILRSQGCRTSKSEAQDSQGNPHSPHLPFKSKRSEHISHSSTRLPQTVKEKFVEGLPCPTVKILDTKSRLNQADPSKQSGPTLRQNWQDAKEQNQKNPLMPQTNEKFNKQRLALNSASSQELTSVHSQPQETAPDSVAQSFLHADKQDPLPLSLQSAGVDGREMISDGEHMKFKQLPHTHKKSELFRYSKNTYSESSYRDTTAQIKDRHTDREQDSRDTGFPPSERGHIVTSSPRLEHGMQPQTKIPDSRFSENRKFRRRNLHHTDGVECRGFLPSVAPSGSRSKTMDSARDNIKQNQLTLNTSKQDHLLCDHFGPTVCDSKPEHVMGHNPEHKPDFCPSTYATEIIKNNNSVLKLSQSEPTQTGSQSYSEADYSANEWTLRWLLSIDQNRPKTVPHSCAGSNEVSKQRTDELRCSSLHGSGSPPSSRVPASEKPKRFPAHAEGHLALEGKYREKSGRKKGRRIVSCTF; this is encoded by the exons ATGAGCACAGGCAAACCGGAACCCCGGACATCAGCTCCTCCAAAAGCGCCACCAACACCTCCCTCTCCTCGACtgccccttcccctctcctctccggtCATCCGAAAGAGGGCCATCCAGATATCGTCCTTCAGTGACAGGGGATTACTTCTACACAGGCCCACTCAAAGGCAGTCTCCCACTGTCAG caAAAAGGCATTTCCATCACCTTCTTCCTCTGAATCCTGCCTCAGCTCTTTGCATCTTGCCAGTTCTCCAGATTCCAAATGTAGCGCAAGGACTCAGTCAAAACCCAAGGTTTCAGCTGGATCAGCACAGGAAATTGAAACGCCTCAACCAGCCGTTTACGTTTCTTCATTAAATCGCCAAAATGCAGCTCCAAAAAAGGAAAGACCCTCGGCCCTTCTTACTCCCAAAACCAGAAAAAGCGCCACTCTTCAGGCAGGCCTAATCGCAGCAACTAAAAACCAAGACTCATTAAGATTAAGTCCCGCTCTCTCTAAAAAAATGAGGAGTGTGCCTATTCCTGTCTTTGATAACGGGGGTCAGGGAGGCCAAACCAGGGAGCAGCTTCCGGAAGCAGCAGATTGCAAGACAACCAGTGGCCGAGACCCACCCTTACAGCTTACACAGTGCGGGCTTGTCAACAGCAGCAAGGTACCCATCGCCAGGCAAAGGTCCTTCTCTCAAAGCCTAAATTTCAGTGGTGAACCTCTGAAAGGATTTAACCCAGAAGCAGAGGCCTGCCAGACCAAGAGCAGAGCTGAGAGTCCCGACCTGAATCAAGCCCTGCCTGGGATTAAAAAAAGCGGGGGAACCCCAGAATCCACCCCTAAACCTCTACTTCGCAAAGGGTGGAACCTCCAGGAGCAACCTTCCAAGAGACATTCTGACCGGGGAACAAAAGATAGAGACCATCAGCTTTGCCTCATCCAGGCTGGCAATACAAAAGCCAAACAGCACATTCTGAGGAGTCAAGGATGCAGAACTTCAAAATCTGAAGCTCAGGATTCCCAAGGGAATCCCCACTCTCCCCATTTGCCTTTTAAATCAAAGAGGAGTGAACACATCTCCCATTCGAGCACCAGACTTCCACAGACCGTAAAAGAAAAGTTTGTTGAAGGACTCCCTTGTCCAACGGTCAAAATCCTAGACACTAAATCACGCCTAAATCAGGCCGATCCTTCTAAACAATCCGGTCCAACTCTGCGTCAGAACTGGCAAGATGCAAAAGAGCAGAATCAAAAGAATCCACTCATGcctcaaacaaatgaaaagttcAACAAACAAAGACTGGCTTTAAATTCTGCTTCTAGCCAAGAGTTAACATCAGTCCACAGTCAACCACAGGAGACAGCCCCCGACTCTGTAGCTCAATCCTTTCTTCATGCTGACAAACAAGACCCACTGCCTCTGTCGTTACAGAGTGCAGGTGTTGATGGGCGTGAGATGATTAGTGATGGAGAACACATGAAATTTAAACAGCTGCCCCACACTCATAAGAAAAGTGAATtgtttaggtacagcaaaaacacatacagtgaATCAAGCTACCGTGACACGACAGCTCAAATCAAAGACAGACACACCGACAGGGAACAAGACTCACGAGACACCGGCTTCCCTCCTTCTGAAAGAGGACACATTGTCACCTCCAGTCCTAGGCTTGAGCATGGCATGcaaccacaaacaaaaattCCAGATTCCAGATTTTCTGAAAATAGAAAGTTCCGAAGAAGGAATCTCCACCATACTGATGGTGTGGAATGCCGTGGATTTCTCCCTTCCGTGGCTCCCAGTGGATCGCGGTCAAAAACAATGGATTCGGCAAGAgacaatattaaacaaaatcaaCTCACTTTAAATACTTCCAAACAAGACCATTTGTTGTGTGACCATTTTGGCCCTACAGTTTGTGATAGTAAGCCTGAGCATGTCATGGGCCATAACCCTGAACACAAGCCTGATTTCTGTCCTAGTACGTATgccacagaaataattaaaaacaacaacagtgtccTGAAGTTGTCTCAGTCTGAGCCAACCCAAACAGGTTCTCAATCCTACAGTGAAGCAGACTACTCTGCAAATGAGTGGACCCTCAGGTGGCTTCTTTCCATTGATCAGAACCGACCCAAAACTGTGCCCCACAGCTGTGCTGGTTCTAATGAGGTCTCAAAGCAACGTACCGACGAGCTGAGGTGCTCTTCGCTGCACGGGTCGGGTTCACCTCCGTCCAGCCGTGTACCGGCCTCTGAGAAGCCCAAAAGGTTCCCCGCACACGCAGAGGGCCATCTGGCTTTGGAGGGTAAGTACAGAGAAAAGTCGGGGCGCAAAAAGGGTCGGAGAATTGTGAGTTGCACTTTTTAA